The following are encoded together in the Juglans microcarpa x Juglans regia isolate MS1-56 chromosome 2D, Jm3101_v1.0, whole genome shotgun sequence genome:
- the LOC121251139 gene encoding alpha/beta hydrolase domain-containing protein 17C-like, with amino-acid sequence MGGVTSSMAAKFAFFPPNPPSYKLVKDNLTGLLLLSPFPYRENLPHRENVEVLKLPTRRGTEIVAIYIRHPMATSTLLYSHGNAADLGQMYELFIELSIHLRVNLMGYDYSGYGQSSGKPSEQNTYADIEAAYKCLEESYGTKQEDIILYGQSVGSGPTLDLATRLPQLRAVVLHSPILSGLRVMYPVKRTYWFDIYKNIDKIPLVNCPVLIIHGTSDEVVDCSHGKQLWELCKEKYEPLWLKGGNHCDLELYPEYIRHLKKFISTVEKSPSQRYGSRRSTDQFEQPRKSTDFYEVSRKSTDRREKPRKSTDRPEKMKNLSTNVDKLEKSRISFDHVERSRRSVDCHEKSRKSIDHPLERARKSVDRLDRIRTG; translated from the exons ATGGGTGGGGTGACGTCGTCCATGGCAGCCAAGTTTGCCTTCTTCCCGCCGAACCCACCTTCGTACAAGCTGGTCAAGGACAACCTCACGGGTCTCCTGCTTCTCAGCCCGTTTCCCTACCGCGAAAACCTTCCCCACCGCGAAAACGTCGAGGTTCTCAAATTGCCGACTCGCCGGGGCACCGAGATTGTCGCCATCTACATTCGGCACCCCATGGCCACCTCTACTCTACTTTACTCTCACGGCAACGCTGCCGATCTGGGCCAGATGTACGAACTCTTCATTGAATTGAGCATCCACCTCCGCGTCAATCTCATGGG GTATGACTATTCTGGATATGGGCAATCATCTGGAAAG CCTAGTGAGCAGAATACATATGCTGATATTGAAGCTGCATACAAGTGTCTTGAGGAAAGCTATGGTACTAAGCAGGAAGATATCATCCTTTATGGGCAATCTGTTGGCAGTGGCCCCACTTTGGACCTTGCAACTCGACTGCCTCAATTAAGAGCTGTTGTTCTGCATAGTCCCATACTCTCTGGCTTAAGGGTCATGTATCCTGTAAAGCGTACATACTGGTTTGACATTTATAAG AATATTGACAAAATCCCACTGGTCAATTGTCCTGTTCTTATCATTCAT GGGACTTCAGATGAAGTTGTTGATTGCTCCCATGGTAAGCAACTCTGGGAACTGTGCAAGGAGAAGTATGAACCACTGTGGCTTAAAGGAGGAAACCACTGCGATTTGGAGCTGTATCCTGAATATATTAGGCATCTCAAGAAATTTATCTCAACTGTTGAGAAGTCTCCTTCCCAAAGATACGGTTCCAGGAGAAGCACAGACCAGTTTGAGCAGCCTAGGAAGAGTACTGATTTTTATGAAGTTTCAAGGAAGAGCACTGATCGGAGAGAGAAACCAAGGAAGAGCACTGATAGGcctgaaaaaatgaaaaatctgtcCACCAATGTTGATAAGCTAGAAAAATCAAGAATCTCATTTGACCATGTGGAAAGGTCTAGGAGAAGCGTCGATTGTCATGAGAAGTCTCGGAAAAGCATCGATCACCCACTGGAAAGAGCACGAAAGAGTGTTGATCGGCTGGATAGAATACGAACTGGATGA
- the LOC121251138 gene encoding glycerol-3-phosphate dehydrogenase [NAD(+)]-like produces the protein MTPSSPLRLALRLHHSISLPRFHLSFSSLSSSMSPAMEPQERPQVEASAPRSNDFSSDGVAHKSKVTVVGSGNWGSVAAKLLASNTLRLGSFHDEVRMWVYEETLTTGAKLTDVINSINENVKYLPGVKLGKNVVADPDLENAVKDANMLVFVTPHQFMEGICRKLVGKIKGNVEAISLIKGMEVKMEGPCMISSLISQQLGINCCVLMGANIANEIAMEKFSEATVGYRENRQIADKWVQLFSTPYFLVTAVQDVEGVELCGTLKNVVALAAGFVDGLEMGNNTKAAIMRIGLREMKAFSKLLFSSVKDTTFFESCGVADLITTCLGGRNRKVAEAFAKNGGKRSFDELEAEMLQGQKLQGVSTAREVYEVLSHRGWLELFPLFATVHEICIGHLPPSAIVEHRERRPRLSLLDGSPTQYC, from the exons ATGACTCCCTCTTCTCCTCTTAGACTCGCTCTTCGCCTTCATCATTCTATCTCTCTTCCGCGCTTCCACCTAtcattctcatctctctctagcTCCATGTCTCCAGCAATGGAACCCCAAGAACGACCACAAGTGGAAGCATCTGCGCCACGCAGCAACGACTTCTCCAGCGATGGGGTTGCTCACAAATCCAAAGTCACCGTCGTCGGTAGCGGAAACTGGGGCAGTGTGGCTGCAAAGCTCCTTGCCTCCAACACCCTTAGGCTCGGCTCTTTCCATG ATGAAGTGAGGATGTGGGTGTACGAGGAAACATTAACAACTGGTGCGAAGCTCACAGATGTTATCAACAGTATCAAT gaaaatgttaaatatctCCCTGGTGTTAAGCTCGGAAAAAATGTTGTTGCGGATCCAGACCTTGAAAATGCAG TGAAGGATGCGAACATGTTGGTTTTTGTCACACCGCATCAATTTATGGAGGGAATATGTAGGAAGCTTGTTGGGAAAATAAAGGGTAATGTGGAGGCTATTTCCCTTATAAAAGGAATGGAGGTCAAAATGGAAGGCCCCTGCATGATCTCTTCTCTCATCTCCCAGCAATTGGGGATTAATTGTTGTGTCCTAATGGGGGCCAACATCGCCAACGAG ATTGCGATGGAGAAGTTCAGCGAAGCAACAGTTGGATACAGAGAGAACAGGCAGATTGCAGATAAATGGGTTCAACTGTTTAGTACTCCCTATTTCCTGGTCACAGCT gtTCAAGATGTGGAAGGGGTAGAACTATGCGGTACCCTGAAAAATGTTGTGGCCTTAGCAGCAG GTTTTGTGGATGGCCTAGAGATGGGTAATAACACAAAA GCTGCAATCATGAGAATTGGTCTTAGAGAGATGAAGGCATTTTCCAAGTTGTTGTTTTCATCTGTTAAGGATACCACCTTCTTTGAGAGCTGTGGTGTAGCCGACCTGATTACAACTTGCT TGGGCggaagaaacagaaaagttgcaGAAGCTTTTGCAAAGAATGGAGGGAAAAG GTCATTTGATGAGCTTGAAGCAGAGATGCTGCAGGGCCAGAAATTACAG GGTGTCTCAACAGCTAGGGAGGTTTATGAGGTTTTAAGTCACCGTGGATGGCTAGAGTTGTTTCCGCTTTTTGCAACGGTGCATGAGATTTGCATTGGTCATCTTCCACCATCAGCCATAGTAGAACATAGGGAGCGCAGACCCAGATTGTCTCTACTAGATGGCTCTCCCACCCAATACTGCTGA
- the LOC121251141 gene encoding mitochondrial inner membrane protease ATP23, with translation MAEEPAPESGSGSGSFSSAVNGGKSIEECQDMIRRSLRTPMVKFLREHLEKAGCVVGENFIKAVHCDKQISGGYVRGEGIVVCSNHMSIQDEVNQVVIHELIHAYDDCRAANLDWANCAHHACSEIRAGHLSGDCHYKRELLRGFTKIRGHEQDCVRRRVMKSVIANPYCSEAAAKDAMEAVWDVCYNDTQPFDRAP, from the exons ATGGCAGAGGAACCCGCCCCGGAatccggatccggatccggAAGCTTCTCCTCCGCCGTCAACGGCGGCAAGTCCATAGAGGAGTGCCAGGACATGATCAGACGAAGTCTCCGAA CTCCGATGGTGAAGTTTCTGAGGGAGCATTTGGAGAAAGCTGGGTGTGTGGTTGGGGAAAACTTCATCAAGGCTGTCCATTGCGACAAGCAGATCAGCGGCGGCTACGTTCGTGGCGAAGgg ATTGTGGTGTGTAGTAATCACATGAGCATTCAAGATGAGGTCAATCAAGTGGTGATACATGAGCTAATTCATGCATATGATGACTGTCGTGCTGCAAATTTGGACTGGGCTAATTGTGCTCACCATGCTTGTAGTGAG ATTCGGGCTGGTCATCTAAGTGGTGATTGCCACTACAAACGGGAGTTGCTGCGGGGTTTTACAAAGATAAGAGGCCATGAACAG gaCTGTGTGCGAAGAAGAGTCATGAAATCAGTAATTGCTAATCCATACTGCTCAGAAGCAGCTGCAAAGGATGCCATGGAAGCTGTCTGGGATGTTTGCTACAATGATACGCAGCCCTTTGACAGAGCTCCCTGA